A section of the Triticum dicoccoides isolate Atlit2015 ecotype Zavitan chromosome 7A, WEW_v2.0, whole genome shotgun sequence genome encodes:
- the LOC119331359 gene encoding RPM1-interacting protein 4-like isoform X2: MAKQQKNAHVPKFGNWDNDGNVPYTLYFDNARKGKGGKPINPNDPVENPEAFSSSVVAPSPNRSFDQGRPALPPASPPPAHHHERRPSDAPAVAPPLSPYHRNAGGEPPRRGPGGGRAGGGGYSVEQSPGPSPLHPYGQSRAEYSDGSGYGLVANSVDRSRARGASRGNETPTRGSAVPKFGDWDSNPASADGYTHIFNKVREEKSTQAKAPGFGKDNVAYGNGRRQHDDGYVSSSRWCFGWCK; this comes from the exons ATGGCT AAGCAGCAGAAGAACGCGCACGTCCCGAAGTTCGGCAACTGGGACAACGACGGCAACGTCCCCTACACGCTCTACTTCGACAACGCGCGCAAGGGCAAGGGCGGCAAGCCCATCAACCCCAACGACCCCGTCGAGAACCCCGAGGCCTTCTCCTCCTCTGTCGTCGCGCCGTCGCCGAACCGCTCCTTCGACCAGGGCAGGCCGGCtctccctcctgcctccccgcctcccGCTCACCACCACGAGCGCCGGCCCAGCGACGCGCCGGCGGTCGCCCCGCCGCTGTCCCCGTACCACCGGAACGCCGGTGGCGAGCCGCCGAGAAGAGGCCCTGGCGGCGGACGGGCAGGCGGAGGCGGGTATAGCGTGGAGCAGTCGCCGGGGCCGTCCCCGCTGCACCCGTACGGACAGTCGAGGGCCGAGTACTCCGATGGCAGCGGCTACGGCCTCGTGGCCAACTCCGTGGACCGGTCCCGTGCCAGGGGCGCCTCGCGGGGCAACGAAACG CCGACGAGGGGGTCAGCGGTGCCCAAGTTCGGCGACTGGGACTCCAACCCGGCGTCGGCGGACGGCTACACGCACATCTTCAACAAGGTGAGGGAGGAGAAGAGCACCCAGGCCAAGGCACCGGGGTTCGGCAAGGACAACGTCGCCTATGGCAACGGCCGCAGGCAGCACGACGACGGCTACGTCTCCTCG AGTCGCTGGTGCTTTGGGTGGTGCAAGTAG
- the LOC119331359 gene encoding RPM1-interacting protein 4-like isoform X1, protein MKLPWKQQKNAHVPKFGNWDNDGNVPYTLYFDNARKGKGGKPINPNDPVENPEAFSSSVVAPSPNRSFDQGRPALPPASPPPAHHHERRPSDAPAVAPPLSPYHRNAGGEPPRRGPGGGRAGGGGYSVEQSPGPSPLHPYGQSRAEYSDGSGYGLVANSVDRSRARGASRGNETPTRGSAVPKFGDWDSNPASADGYTHIFNKVREEKSTQAKAPGFGKDNVAYGNGRRQHDDGYVSSSRWCFGWCK, encoded by the exons ATGAAGCTTCCTTGG AAGCAGCAGAAGAACGCGCACGTCCCGAAGTTCGGCAACTGGGACAACGACGGCAACGTCCCCTACACGCTCTACTTCGACAACGCGCGCAAGGGCAAGGGCGGCAAGCCCATCAACCCCAACGACCCCGTCGAGAACCCCGAGGCCTTCTCCTCCTCTGTCGTCGCGCCGTCGCCGAACCGCTCCTTCGACCAGGGCAGGCCGGCtctccctcctgcctccccgcctcccGCTCACCACCACGAGCGCCGGCCCAGCGACGCGCCGGCGGTCGCCCCGCCGCTGTCCCCGTACCACCGGAACGCCGGTGGCGAGCCGCCGAGAAGAGGCCCTGGCGGCGGACGGGCAGGCGGAGGCGGGTATAGCGTGGAGCAGTCGCCGGGGCCGTCCCCGCTGCACCCGTACGGACAGTCGAGGGCCGAGTACTCCGATGGCAGCGGCTACGGCCTCGTGGCCAACTCCGTGGACCGGTCCCGTGCCAGGGGCGCCTCGCGGGGCAACGAAACG CCGACGAGGGGGTCAGCGGTGCCCAAGTTCGGCGACTGGGACTCCAACCCGGCGTCGGCGGACGGCTACACGCACATCTTCAACAAGGTGAGGGAGGAGAAGAGCACCCAGGCCAAGGCACCGGGGTTCGGCAAGGACAACGTCGCCTATGGCAACGGCCGCAGGCAGCACGACGACGGCTACGTCTCCTCG AGTCGCTGGTGCTTTGGGTGGTGCAAGTAG